Part of the Arvicanthis niloticus isolate mArvNil1 chromosome 3, mArvNil1.pat.X, whole genome shotgun sequence genome is shown below.
ACAGAGGGGCTGTAAAGTTGTAAAAGCCAGTTCCCCTTCCAAAGGTCACTCAGTATCATCACTATCGAAAGAGACTCTCCTCACTATGTTGGTATCAGACAAAGCTATCACGGGAGTGTGAcgattaaatatataaaaacatatatttatgtaatatatatttaaatctatatttatacacacatacacagatggcTTTGAGTTAAAATGTTTCAACTTCATGATGGTGCAAAAGCAATACAAATTCTGCAGAAATCATACTTTCACATTTTGAATTTGGATCAGTTCCCAGGCTAGCTATATTCAGTACAATACTCTCGAGGTGCCGGGCAATAGCAGCCACATACAGCTCCAAGTCAGTCAGACAATCATGGGGGAGACAATATTCCACAGTGTACTATGTTGCTTAGCTATGATGTTCAGGAGGTTGGAGATATTCAATGAATTTTTTTACATGATATTTTAAAACCAACAGTAAGCCTATCTGAAACAAGCCCCAACACAAACTGAGAAGCATTTGTGGCCAGGCATGTCCAGAAGATAAATTACAGGTGCTGAGAAAAACATTCCCCTAAGGCAAAATGGGAGCATCAGTAACAACAAAAGCAGTAGTGGCATTAACATCAATTCCCCACCTCTCCTGTTATCTTCTGTTTATCACAAGAAAAGGATCATTTCAAGAACACATGGGGGAAAGGTACAGCAACCAAAACTAAGTAGGTGTGACATTGCCACAGGATGCCTGTTAGCTTGTAtactgtttaaaaagaaagaaactatttCTGTGTGTTCTTTGGAGATATTTTTCTGTGGGTACTTTAGACTCAGTCAACAAAATCCACTTAGGTTAGATTTGGAAGGCAAAGGGTCTCTTCGGGAACAGAGAGCTAAGTGAGCATCACAGAGCTGACTATCTGCAGCAGATGGACTCTGGGGTCCATGGTCTGGTACCAGTTTAGAGGACTACAGGAATGACAGCTAGGATGGTAGCAGATGCAGGTTCTTGGCTTCTGGATAGTAGGAGCAGTATGACCTAGAATCCAAATTTTAAGTGGTAGTCTGTAGTTGCTTCATCTCTAATCTTCCCTAGAATTTCTGGAGCAATTCTTTGTATTAACTCCTTTCTTTGTAATACCTTCAATGGTAAAACAGACTGACTGGCTACTCCAAAGCCATCTTTCTTTCTGCTATGTACCCAGTACATTGTACATTTTCCACCCTGATTGGCAGCTATCTGTGGACCTGTGCTAATGGATACAGACAGGGATGATGTACATTGCTTTCAGAGCAGAACTGAGTCCACTTTCTGCATAAGATGCTTCGTATTCTTTTTCTATCTAGCTGCTTTGTATAAATAGCCACAGTGACCTTAGAAGCTACATGGAATAAGCTTGAGTCCTAAAGTCACTGCTTAGAAGAGAATAatttttggaagaaagaaaataagtcttGGTGgcaccagaaacacacacacacacacacacacacacacacacaactgggaCATGAAGTAGAGAAGAAAAGGTTTGGGTCATGAGGAGGAAGTTAAAAGAAATACTAATGAGAATAAAATAGTGAAATTGGTACCAcagaactgaaggagaaaaagcATGCTGTTGTGCCAAGCcatttgttatggtttgaatgtaaaatgttcCCTACAGGCtcgtgtgtttgaatacttggtccccagataCTGGCATTGTATTAGAAGGTTATGAAACCTTTGGCAAGTGGGGCATAGCAAAGAAAGTGGGTCACTATGGGGCGGGCCTTACGGGTTCTCCTAGTTAGCTTCAGCTTTCAAATTGACACAgtctagagttatctgagaggatATTAACTGGGATATTGCGTACATCAGAATGGTCTGTGGCTTacttgtggggcattttcttgattgtttacTGATGTAAGAGGGCTCTGCCCACCATGGGCATTACCATTCCTACTTAGTGAGCCCTGAGAtatgtaagaaagctagctgagcattaAAGTGAGAATGAGCAAGTAAGCAATGTTTCTTCATGAATTCTGCCTCAACCTGTCTTACATTTCTGCCTAGGTTTTCTTCGATGACTGCCTATCatctgtaagctgaaataaactcaagttgtttttggttatagtgtttaccaaaccaacaaaaataatagtAGGGTATGAAGTAATGGCTAGGTCCCATTTTCTAAAGATTTCTCAATGCTTCTTGGCCTAGTGAGATGCAAGACAATAGTGGTCAGACACTAAGGCTGCCACAGAGCCACCTCCACAATATTCTTCCTGTAATATTGGACTATATCTTCTCAAGCCATGAacaaaataactttttcttcctTAAACTGTCTTGCCAGGTATTCAGACATAGGACCATTGAATTAATCAGGCCTGGTTAATAGAGTCAGCAGAACCCCAGTTAGAGAAGCTGTTTCTATCCTTACAATAAAATTTAGCTGATAATAGTCACTCAGGTGAAAGTTAGAGTAAGTCACCAATAATACCTATATAAAACATTATTCAAGGTTGGTGCTGTATGGCAATTGTAGAGTACTTGCTGACTAGCATGCCCAAggccccgagttcaatccccaatactACAAATGCACCAAGAGAATTATTGCCTACATTTCAAAAGCAATGCAGTTGGTTGGCAGAATCCAACTAAAGGGAAATAAATTTAGTCTTTATACAGGAAAATGCACATATTAATAAGCTCAAAAGCACTGGGCATTTCACAATGCACCACAGTGGACATACAATCAAAGTCATATGcctagtatttattttattattttcaagaaagttaaagtgagaattttaaaaagaagagaggaaaggaaaggagagaagacgaggggaggggaggggaggggaggggaggggaggggaggggaggggaggagaggagaggagaggagaggagaggagaggagaggagaggagaggagaggagaggagaggagaggagaggagaaaatggagagattTGAAGTTACCATACATTTTCTGGATGGACACAGTGGAATCTAATTCCTTTGTTGGCACTTGAACCCTAACCTATCCATCACTTTGCCATATCCTCTGCCACCTTCACATTCAGTGAGATCCAAGTCACCTGAAACTTCTCAATCACACAGGTCTTCCTTTAGTTATTCTCATGGGAGACAAGGTCCAGAAAACCATCCTGACAGTGGGACTCTTGGCTCTAGGAAATCCTAAGGTGACACCCTATGAAAAAACCCTCTCCTAATGCATTGAAGGTTATCTTTCTCCACCATGGACCTTGATTCCAATGGTAGTTTCCCCTGAATGAGCTCCAAGAACAGATGCAAATTTCAGAGACAAACGGGTACATCCCATGCTACCAGTGTGAGGCCTGGCAATGAGCTGACAACTTAAATAGCATGCCTTACCCATGAGCCAAGCCAGCTGGTCTGTTTTACTGGTTGGGACTGTGCCTtagaaatgtgtttgttttatttagaaatgtgtATGTTGCAATTCACCCTTTTGCTGCTATGGGATAGTCAGGAACACAGAAGACTAATGATGCTTCATAATATGACATCTGTTTGAGATGAGGAAAGGCTCAGACTCAGATGCTAACTGTGTCATCCTGAAGGTAGCCACACACTGTCCCAGGTCTCTCTTTTGGAGGGCTTTCCCTCTGCATAGTTCACAACATAAAAAGACAAAGTACACCACTATAGTTAGTAACTTAATAAATCCTACCATATAGCTATACCTAAAAATGACATGCAAAATAAGGCCCAGCCCTGATCTGAAGACTGATATCCCTGTTGAGTACAGAAAAGCATGTGAAAAACAGACACATCTATTTTAAACTGATCCACAGAGCATGATGAAGTCAGCTTCCAgctaagttaaaaagaaaatggcaacGAGCccaatctttatttttcttattggccTTATTTGTCCACCAAAGCACAGGAAGTATCAAGTCGAAAGACCAATTTTGTATGCAAGGACAAAGAGAGAATGTTCTTGCAACTCTTTCAGGGCGAAATGTTCCTGCTCAAAGAGAAACTGCTCGCAACAGCTCTCGTGGAGAGAAATGTAACTTCCAGGCCCAGTTATTCTTTTTACCTTATCAACACCATGACTACTCTGAACCtaaatcaaaagaaacagaggtaaCTGTTTGTGAAGGGCAGAGCACATACCAGAGTTTATAGGCTTAGCATCATTGAATTCACCCAAAAAGACTCCTATCTGAGTGGTCATACAGAATTACCATACAGAAAATGACATTGAGTCTCAGGAGTGAAAGGCACCTGCCTACAGCCATACCGTTAGCATCAGCAGAAAAGTCAAATCAGCTTTGCGTGACTCTGAATCCTGCACTCCTCGGAGTCACTCCATGTGTCATGAATTAGTATCAAGTCTCACTTGAGTCAGAGATGCTCAAGGCACAAGGTACAAAGTTGAAGAAAAGCCTTTGTGAGGCTAGGTGACAGGAAACTTTCTCACTTGGGAGGTACTGCTGAGAGGTTAAACTCTCCCCAGCTCTAAGCCACGGCCCCTTATGCAGCCCCAAGGAAAGtaatagacaatgaagaaaacCGCCAGAGCTCTGATAAAGCCCTGGTGTAATTTAAACCCACTGTCTATCcttaaacagaaaatgaagaaccCAGACTTGAAAGGCCATACTCTATGCTCTTCCATGTCAATgaccttctaaaaaaaaaaaagtatgatgcAAGTATAACATACCTATTAGCAGTATGGAGGCTGAAAGGTGAAAGAGGAGGTGACTGTAAAAGGGTCTGAGACATTTTTAAAGGTAtaatagaaatgttttctttcctaattATAGTAGACATCACATTACCATTCATTTGTCAAAATTCACTGAATTATACATCAAAACTCAGCACTCTTTACACATGTAAATTATACATCAGTAACCCTTAAGCTTGTGTGCACACAGGAAGCTGAAGTGACAGCTTAATCAATAAGTGCTTACCATGCAACCATGAGGAtctcagtttgattcccagcacccatgttaaaagCTAAGTGTAGTGATTCACACAACCATAATCCAGAAGATCCCTAGAgctcgctggccagccagcctagcctaatgtGCAAACCCTAGTcccagtgggagaccctgtctcaagtaatAAAGTGAACAGCTCCCGATTAACAAAACTCAAAgatctctagcctccacatgtaAGTGCATACACATCTACAAGCATGCAAGCCCCTGTGTATACAAGGACATCTAAAATTTACAAATTCTAAGCTTGTGcttttatatacaaataagtGTTTCAAACAGACAATAGTTGATAAATCTTGGGCTAAAATTTCTTTGTAAAACTGCAGTGCATAAACCCATGAGTCCAAACACCTCCGTCACTCAGCCTTCCCGGTGCGGAGATTTTTCTGCAGGCAGCCACTGTAAGCTGACACACCATGGCCAGGGAGGGTCTGAAGGGAATTTTCAGGCAAACACTTCTGTAGCAGTTGGAGTGAGAAGCTGATTGTGAGGGTTATCTTGGCTTCCTGCCTCCTTTCCAGAATTTTCAGAGGTCATTCTGTGTACTTAATAGAAACACTCATCTGGAAAATTGCCTTAAGCCAGATTAAATACCATATCACTGTTTTTTAACCTGTACTTCATATATAGCATGTGTGTCTTTATCGTCATATCCTGTTGCAATTTGAAGGACATACCTGTCTCTATGCTGAGCCCTGAACAGATTCGGGGGTGGAATTTTGCTTAAAATACCAACCAGTATATCTTCTGGTTGTCTAAAATAGCTTGGCAtgtattttaaatgagaattttGTGAGAATAAATACACTAGTCTAGTTTCTCTATTCCTCAACTTGAGTTATATGTTCCCACATACATCTTCTTTAGTGAAGGTGCTTCTCTTTTTAATTCGGCCTCTTAGTACCTTTGTTTTCTATCCAGCACATGTTATTTGAGAAGAGTTTGGAGTTTTTCAGACACATTGTTGATAGCTCACTTGTGAAAGGAACATAAGCCACACAAATATGGACTTGCATTGAAGTTAATCAGGTCAGTCATGCAAATTAATAAGCCCATGAGGTCATATCCCTGAAGATAAAGGAGCAGACACAGATGACAAAagctgccagaaaaaaaaaaaaatgggtttgaAAGGGAAATAAACACTAAAAACCCATCCAATTTTAGGATCTTCTAAAAGTTATCAATATTTTCTGCTAGTGTGTGAACTCCTGATCTCAAACGTTTAAGAGGCATTGTTCATACTCCATAGCAGGATATGGTCACTTTATTAAATTGAATGTTtatctgtctctatctttttaaaattaaaaaatggtaaataaagagaaattctTTAGTTCAGTTCACTctttaatagtttatttttaaaaatagaaagacagaatttaaagattaggatttggccgggcggtggtggcgcacgcctttaatcccagcacttgggaggcagaggcaggcggatttctgagttcgaggccagcctggtctaccgagtgagttccaggacagccaaggctacacagagaaaccctgtctcgaaaaaccaaaaaaaaaaaaaaaaaaaaaaaaaaaaaaacaaaaaaaagattaggATTTGAACATCAATGGAAAAATATCCAAGACCATATGACAGAGCCACCCAAAGCCATCAGAGCATCTGCACCTAGCATGCTCTCAAGAGGTTCCCTGGTTAAGCTGATACTACAGGGtgattttctatattatttttatatataaatttttacatataaaaattttttactttcttgCAAATCCCAGGCTTAAAGAGAGAAACTATATGAAACAACTGGTACAACTTACTCCACgatctttattattatatatctAGAAATGCTACCAGTGACATCACTGACAATTTTTTTACAGTCTTGTAATTACATAAACCAAAATTGCATAAGACAAGAGAAAGTTAATTGATTTTATAtctgtcccataaaaaaaaactaattaatgTCTAAGAAAACTACATAAGCAGTAGAGATTGGTTGTTAAGTCTGCTTCTAATCTTATGGCTGCCTTGGGACCTAAATTATGAGGTAAAGGGTTCTACTGAGTTATGTAGGtgaagaatgagaaaagaaaagccaagtaTATCATCTGAAAGCCCCTCCAGGACTGATTTTCACTGTACAACTTAATGTACAATAGATCCATTCtccagaaaattcaaaacatctaACAGATATCATTTAAGATGCCAAATTTACCTATCTGGTATACACAAAGCAGGATCCAGGAgccaggaagaaaataaagctaAATATTTGATCTCATGTTCACCTTCTGATGTTGATCTACCTAATTAAGCCCCAGTGTCTTTTCCACAATGGACAATTCAATGGTTCTGTGTGGTGGGTGATTGGTCACCATGCAAAATTTCCAAGAGAAAGAATTCCCAGTATTTATACTGAGCTCCCCTTAAGTTCTTTAACTTTTAGATGTCATTTCACTAGAAACTTCATTAGACTCATAGTACCCCAGCCTCTGATAACTTAACCTGTAAAGAccttattttagttattaaatatATCCAGAGGATGATGGTTTCCAAGAGAAATCAAATTGAGACAAATAGCCTAGGTCTCTATTGTGATAAAACTATCTCTACTAACATCATGTCTAAAAAAAACACACTCCTAGACTTCCCTGCAGATGTGGAGAAGACAATTTCCACAAACTTTTCATTCCTCCTTCACCCTAACACCTACACAGGTTGCTTGGGCTTCTGTAAGAAGACAAGATCATAGTTCAGAAGATAACCATCGTTGTAGACATAAAGTTTTTGGTCAAAGGGATGATAATTAATGCTCTGAATTCTTTCCTGCATCTTTCTCATTGTGATGGCTAGATTGCCTtccctctctgtgtttgtgtcatAATAGTAAAAGATCTCTTCTGTTTTGGTGTTCAAAGTGCGAGTAGCATAAAGAACTCCACATACTATGAAGGCATTAGAAACAGATGGCTTATACTGCTTAGTAACCCAAGTGCTTATCACCTCAAGAGTGGTATCATTGAGTTTACTAATCACTATGTTACCAGTGCTGGCCTCAGTTGCATAAATTGCCCACAGAGCTTGCTCATCCACAGCAAGGTCAATGTCTTGCCAGTTCACATTAGCGTATGAAAAGCGATTATTGTAGGCAGCCAGAGCTAGGGGCCGACTCACAATGACTTCATTGCTAGTTAGGTTAATTTTGGCAATATTCCTCCCATTGTACCAGTTCACATACAGGTTGTTGTTGAATGCTACTGTACCACCCCCTTGGCCATAACGAATCTGATAGGCTCGGGACTGTGAATACATTAACAAATTATCCAGTGAGTCGTAAAGTCTGTAATACTCTAGAGTCCTTGCATCTGTATTCAAAGGTGCTACCCAGTACagggctctctctggatgttgaGGAGAGTAATCTCGGCCCCAGGCACCATATTTATAACTAAACCCAAGCCAGTTGAGCTGAATCACAGAAGGAGCGCTGATGTTCACCACGCCACCATGACTACAGCTtcctagaaaagaagaaaagaaaaggcattcTTAGAGAAAATGGATGATTAAACAGTTTAATATCTTAAGAACCAAAATCAACCCTCAAAATTTTTTCCCATCatggttcaatcccagcacttttcTAGAGGAGAAGAGCCACCCTTTGTTTCCATCTCCATGTGAGCCCACTAGAGAGCTAGAAAGCTGTGCAAGGAGCATGAAAACTGCCTCCTGGTTTCATCAGTGGGTTTGCAAATTGGAAAATGGATGTAATAGAACTCCACAAAGCCACATTTTAGAGTTTGAGATCCAAGAAATAAAAGGGGAGAGTTGATATTGTGTATATTGGCATTATTGTATACAGATGgcatttttcaagtattttaattttccataGCAAAACTGAGTGACATCATTCTAGGAACACATTCTTTTCTCATAAAGCCAAGGTGCTACTTACCAGGGTCAGCCCTAGGAAAAGCTATGATTAATAAAAGATGGTCCTAGGGGGAGTCCTCCTGCCTTTCCTGGGACCCCAGGTGTTTATTCTTAGTAGGTACTAGTGCAGCTCTAAGCAAatctaaagaagaaagaagaaggaggaaggaggaaagaagaaggaggaaagaggaaggaggaaagaggaaggaggaaagaggaaggaggaaagaggaaggaggaaggaggaaggaggaaggaggagaagaagaagaagaagaagaagaagaagaagaagaagaagaagaagaagaagaagaagaagaagaagaagaagaagaagaagaagaagaagaagaagaacagaggaggaggaggaagagcaggaggaggaggaagaggagggagaagtggagagagaggggaagaggaagtttTAAATACAGCATCTGGTAGGTTCAGACAGATAGTCCTGTGAGACTGGGGTTTCAACCTTGAGAAGCTACAAAGTCATTTAGTAATGGACTTGCCTAATCTGTGACCAGCACTCATGCCATCATGTAAGTCATTTGCTGACCATTTTTCCTCAGAGCTTTAGATGAGCCCTGCTCTTCAAAATCCATGTGCTACTGACCCATAGGATGGTAGGCAAGTATTTCATCCTTCCCATTCTGACACAGCCATTGTCAACACGTGTACAACCATGTGGGACCAGATGCACTGGTCCATTGAAATTTCATCCCATGAAACCCATGGACAAATGACCCCAGCTGGGCAACTGGCCCTTTGATTGTATACCCTCCAAAATGCCTGTCAACCAAAAGGCTTTGTGagttatatatattaaaaaaataaaataaaattcctccAGCATTTTATAACATCTATCCAAAGAACTGGACACATATTTTCTAGTATTATAACAAATAttggtcttttttaaaaaaatagtaagctACTTTAttgaataacaaagaaaaatctaACTTTAAATACATCTTGAGTCATTTTTCCTTGTTTGCTGCTCAGattatggaaagagaaagaagaaagggagaaaggaagggaagaagaaaggaaaaaggaaggaagaaaggaaggaaggaaggaaggaaggaaggaaggaagggaggaaggaaggaaggaaggaaggaaggaaggaaggaaggaaggaagggagagagggaaaggaaagagcagAACATGAACACTGTATCTGGCTCCATGTGCTAAGGAGGAATCACAGACCCATGGAGGGCATAGGTGTGAACTAGAACCAAAAGCAAAGCTCCACTGAACTGCCTGGCACTGGGAAGTAAGGGGAACCAAGTGACTGCCTGGATCCAAGAGGGAAAaacccattcctcctccttgCTAAATGCTTCACTCTCTCCCCTCCTTACTCAAGGACTGCTGGGAGGTGAAACCATTAATAGAAatcctgcttttatttttccaatcTGCTGAGACTTTTCAGTCCCAGAATTAAATATGTGCTCCTTAAATGCTCTCATAAATCCACAGTTGGTGGGAAAGCCAGCCAACCATACAACAGGtagagaaataaaaccacactgtACCCAACCTCAAATAATTTTGCATATCATTAAGCAGAACACAGTCACAGGTTTATTTTAATAATGCATGCAccatttcataaataaaaaagcaacGTGTGTTCAGCCAAGAGACTGCTCTCtgctaaagaaataataaataaaattataaattattatttcttcccCTAAAAGTGATCCCTCAGATGAATGCTTGTTTGCCTTTGTTTATGAAACAACGcatgaattattaaaataaagttagCAGTGTGTTCAGTTTAATGATAACAAAAACTGTTCCCGCTTCCATATGCTAAAGCTGGATTTTCTGGTTAAAATACCTAGCAGAGCTTATTTGTGCAACTACATTTCACTGCGAGGAAATGAAAGTCACTTCTCTTCTTTCGGGTTGGAAGACTTAAGGGTTGCTTGCTTCATTGAACCTGACTTTCCTGGAAAGAAAATATCCCAAGCCAACAGTGACACAGTATTTCAGAAAAGTTGATGACGCATATAACTTATCCTCATATTATGAGCAGTTTAAAGATAGACCGTTCTGTCTCCAATGTAAAATCTTTTGATATGAAGGGACCAAAATCCACTATTAATTCTGCTAAAATTACCGCAATGGTTCCATCGTTAAAACAAGAATTCTACTTCAAATACAGTACTAATGGTGTTCCTACTGATAATAATAAAGGTCTATCATTTCTTATGTTGAAATTTTAACTGTGCCTGTTACAAAGattaaagttcatttttttcccttgtctCCCAATCATTCATAAATACTCCTCTAATTGTTTGGTtactttccttctgtcttctgccccCTTGGGATATTTTCGGTGCTCTGGATCTTGTCAAAAGGAAGTAGAAATAGGAACTGAAGGGGGGAAGTGTTATTGTCAGAACGGTGGCTGTGGCTTCAGCAGTGACAAGTCAGTGGGACAAACTGTGGTTGGCTCCCCCAATGGCCAGAAACAAACCATAAAAAACTATTCAAACTGACGGCCATCTTGGGGCCAACTCTCAGCAGAGTGCCCCCTCCTCCTTCATTTGGATCTTCCACACAAACCTATTTCCCAAGCCTATATCCTAGGCTCATCTTTATTTCCATCCCTTTTCTACCCCTGCCTTCATGTCAAGATCCTAGATATAGTCCACTCTCTTAATTGCCCATTTCCCATCCCAACTTCATCAGGACCCTTTGGCAACAATCAATTGTCCAGCCCATGATCCAAGAACTATCAAGGACTAGTGAATCATTTTGCATGTGCTGGTGGAAGAGAGGAAAGCACCAGACGTTCAGGATCCAGGGGATCCTTCCAGCTGCTCTATGAGCAAGGAAGCAAAGCTAACTAAGAGGTAATCAGGTAGATTCCTTGTTGGACCTGCCTTGTCATTCCAGAAACCGCAATGACACCCCCTTTGTTAGAGcatctatgtacacacacacaagcctggcACGGAGATGGTGTTACCAGACAGGCTCCAGTCTAAATCCTGACCCCACCCTTCAGGAACTGTATGGATCATGGAGCAAGTTGCTAACGGTCTCAGACTCAGTTTCCTTAAGTCAAATAAGCAATGCCTACCCTGCAAGACTGTTAGGGAGAACAGAGATTGTAAATGTGACTCACTCTATTATAACCACATCGTAATATAGATTCTGGTTTACATGGCTATTTCCTAGATAGTGGCTTGTAGGTGTTTCTTCACCCCTTCTGGTAGTCCTAGCAAATGTAAGAGGGCCTACCACAcaaaggaataaaggaataaGAGACTCATCAAATCATTAAACCCAACCTCTCATTTATAAAACACTAGACGTGCACCCTGCTACACATCTGATGTATTTACAGAATGTGGAGCAAAGACTTCTTTATACAAGGTATTCTCTTCATCATGCAATCCATTAGCTCCTGCTCTGGTATTCTCGTGGTCCTGAGCCTCGAAATATGGCTAGGCAAACTTTTTAAACAGAGTGGATTTTCAAAGCCAAACATAGTATGCCTACAGAGAATGCTTAATTACAGGTCTGTCAGTGCAGATCCTCACCTGATCAACTAAGCTATCTATGTACTaagactagaaaaaaatatgattgaCTTGTAAGAATTAGGTGAttaagtcaggtgtggtggctcacacttttaagCCCAATACTTGGAAGCCTTAAGATATAGGCTTGGCATAAATTGAATATCAGGCCAAcataggctacagagtgaaatcctttctcaaaaaattcCAAAACAACCAAAGATTAGGCAAGCAAAATGGTTATAATTGTAAGGAAATTGATAATAAATGTGTTCTGAATCATTGGGTGTACTCCCAACACTCCCCAGCATCTTTAAGCTTGGGAAATTAGCATGTCCCCTTCTAGTGTCTTCTACATCCcacccagtcaccccctccccatTTGCTTATGTACTTCTGTGTACCTACAAAGCCCAAGGTTCTAATATAACAAAGTGGTCCCTGAGAATTCTCACCATATTTTTTCCTATATGATGCTGTCATTTAGATTCAGGGGGAAAAGAATAGACTGGAGTCAGTTGTTTGGAGGAGGGggttcataaatataaatataagaccAATTATT
Proteins encoded:
- the Olfm4 gene encoding olfactomedin-4, which gives rise to MSYCLLFSLALLFCLGSASRGLTTLTTAHSLELTTTPILTQATDTWLPPGSTSLPEGGTLSQSLSNFTGSVDSHGTCQCSVSLPDTTFPADRVERLEFTAHILSQKFEREFSKVKEYVQLISVYEKKLLNLTVRVEVMEKDSISYTELDFELIKLEVKEMHKLVIQLKENFAGSTDIIDILEVEIRNMTLLVEKLETLDKNNVLSIRRQILALKTKLKECEDSKSGLVPATPPPPAPGSCSHGGVVNISAPSVIQLNWLGFSYKYGAWGRDYSPQHPERALYWVAPLNTDARTLEYYRLYDSLDNLLMYSQSRAYQIRYGQGGGTVAFNNNLYVNWYNGRNIAKINLTSNEVIVSRPLALAAYNNRFSYANVNWQDIDLAVDEQALWAIYATEASTGNIVISKLNDTTLEVISTWVTKQYKPSVSNAFIVCGVLYATRTLNTKTEEIFYYYDTNTEREGNLAITMRKMQERIQSINYHPFDQKLYVYNDGYLLNYDLVFLQKPKQPV